A genomic segment from Bradyrhizobium diazoefficiens USDA 110 encodes:
- a CDS encoding PaaI family thioesterase: MVDDKVGKPAIEYGVVPIDVMASMSGLDFVRAIFSGELPEPPIMQTVEPFDCRAEPGIVVIHSVPGLRHYNPIGSVHGGYAAILLDSAMGLAVQTTLPGGTGYTTLEFKISFVRGMSEASGVIRTEGRVLNAGRRVATAEARITDTKGRLLAHATTTCLVFGIEKGGAES; this comes from the coding sequence ATGGTGGACGACAAAGTCGGCAAACCGGCCATCGAATACGGTGTCGTGCCCATCGACGTGATGGCATCGATGTCTGGGCTTGATTTTGTCCGCGCGATCTTCTCCGGGGAATTGCCCGAACCGCCGATCATGCAGACGGTCGAGCCGTTCGACTGCAGGGCCGAACCTGGAATTGTCGTGATCCACAGCGTGCCGGGCCTGCGTCACTACAACCCGATCGGCTCGGTCCATGGCGGCTACGCCGCGATATTGCTGGATTCCGCAATGGGGCTGGCGGTGCAGACCACCCTGCCCGGCGGGACCGGCTACACGACGCTGGAATTCAAGATTTCGTTCGTGCGCGGCATGAGCGAGGCCAGCGGCGTGATCCGCACCGAAGGCCGCGTACTGAACGCCGGCCGCCGCGTCGCGACCGCCGAAGCGCGCATCACCGATACGAAGGGCCGGCTGCTCGCGCACGCGACGACGACCTGCCTTGTGTTCGGCATTGAGAAGGGCGGCGCGGAGAGCTGA
- a CDS encoding DUF3313 domain-containing protein produces MDRSIALRGLGTLVLCAAAAGCASVAPVPYSEMASSAYMAPDKSDASGRVPYRYSTPVDWRAYNKVILDPVVLYRGKDHQFGDMSDKDKATLAAYMQNSFAERLRGRFALVRERGPNTLRIRLTLTGAVTNTPVLGTLSRFDLAGAVYNGVQAARDGEGTMTGSVVYGVEIFDAATSRLLSAYVTKQYPGAYDIKASVGALAAATAGLDKGADALMAQLN; encoded by the coding sequence ATGGATCGCTCGATCGCCCTGCGCGGTCTGGGAACGCTGGTGCTTTGCGCGGCCGCGGCCGGCTGCGCCTCGGTCGCGCCCGTGCCCTATTCGGAGATGGCGTCGTCGGCCTACATGGCCCCGGACAAGTCGGACGCCTCCGGCCGCGTGCCCTACCGCTATTCCACGCCGGTCGACTGGCGCGCATATAATAAAGTGATCCTGGATCCCGTCGTGCTCTACCGCGGCAAGGATCATCAGTTCGGCGACATGTCCGACAAGGACAAGGCAACGCTCGCCGCCTACATGCAGAACTCCTTCGCCGAGCGGCTGCGCGGCCGTTTCGCGCTGGTGCGCGAGCGCGGACCGAACACGTTGCGGATCAGGCTGACGCTCACCGGCGCCGTCACCAACACGCCGGTGCTCGGCACGCTCTCGCGCTTCGACCTCGCCGGTGCCGTCTACAACGGCGTGCAGGCCGCGCGCGACGGCGAGGGGACGATGACCGGCTCGGTCGTCTATGGCGTCGAGATCTTCGACGCCGCCACCTCGCGCCTGCTCTCTGCCTACGTCACCAAGCAATACCCGGGCGCCTACGACATCAAGGCCAGCGTCGGCGCGCTCGCGGCCGCCACCGCCGGCCTCGACAAGGGCGCCGACGCGCTGATGGCGCAACTGAACTGA
- a CDS encoding MBL fold metallo-hydrolase: MNAKTDTVQSSAEALRYPWDQHPGPDEVVEVKPGVLWARLKLPFRLNHVNIYLLADGDGYAMVDAGFGNEETIEAWTKLFDGPLKGVNITRLIVTHSHPDHVGLAGWIVERFNCPLVMSQVEYLQSVYHQNRGTEERREAQRLFFRRHGMDESLTEKLLGRGQDYLKRVSVLPPSYRRISHGDDVVIGTRRFKVITGGGHALDQVMLYCADDKLFLSADQVLSKISPNVSVWAVEPDQNSLGEYLASLASLTTTLPYDLLVLPGHGVPFYGLKTRIKQLADHHEERCRLIAEACREVPQTSRALVPVVFNKHVLDEHQMGFAAGELVAHVNYMIVEGRLTAETKDGVLQFRTT; this comes from the coding sequence ATGAACGCGAAGACCGACACCGTGCAGTCCTCCGCGGAGGCCCTGCGTTATCCCTGGGACCAGCATCCCGGCCCCGACGAGGTCGTGGAGGTGAAGCCCGGCGTGTTGTGGGCGCGGCTGAAGCTGCCGTTCCGCCTCAACCATGTGAACATCTACCTGCTCGCCGACGGCGACGGTTACGCCATGGTCGACGCCGGCTTCGGCAACGAGGAGACGATCGAGGCCTGGACGAAGCTGTTCGACGGCCCGCTCAAGGGCGTCAACATCACGCGCCTGATCGTCACTCACTCCCACCCCGATCATGTCGGGCTTGCGGGGTGGATCGTCGAGCGGTTCAACTGCCCGCTGGTGATGTCGCAGGTCGAATATCTGCAATCGGTCTATCACCAGAATCGCGGCACCGAGGAGCGACGCGAAGCGCAGCGGCTGTTCTTCCGCCGCCACGGCATGGACGAGTCGCTCACCGAAAAGCTGCTCGGCCGCGGCCAGGACTATCTCAAGCGCGTCTCGGTGCTGCCGCCGTCCTACCGCCGCATCTCGCATGGCGACGACGTCGTGATTGGCACGCGCCGCTTCAAGGTGATCACCGGCGGCGGCCATGCGCTCGACCAGGTGATGCTGTATTGCGCCGACGACAAGCTGTTCCTCTCCGCCGACCAGGTGCTGAGCAAGATCTCGCCGAATGTGAGCGTCTGGGCGGTCGAGCCCGACCAGAACTCGCTCGGCGAATATCTGGCTTCGCTCGCCAGCCTCACCACGACGCTGCCCTATGATTTGCTGGTGCTGCCCGGCCACGGCGTGCCGTTCTACGGGCTCAAGACCCGCATCAAGCAGCTCGCCGACCACCACGAGGAGCGCTGCCGCCTGATCGCGGAAGCCTGCCGCGAGGTGCCGCAGACTTCGCGCGCCTTGGTGCCCGTGGTGTTCAACAAGCACGTGCTGGACGAACACCAGATGGGTTTTGCCGCCGGCGAACTGGTCGCCCACGTCAACTACATGATCGTCGAGGGCCGGCTGACGGCGGAGACCAAGGACGGCGTGCTGCAGTTTCGGACGACGTGA
- a CDS encoding TetR/AcrR family transcriptional regulator, which yields MDNATRSERSRNAALEAAIAIIARDGPGRLTLDAIARESGLSKGGVMHQFRTKEAVLKALLERQMAHFEEFSIRYMAKVSGTSANPNLATQLATIREAATSPNSAALALVAAMVENPDLMALPRELEMKRMAAIKEEAADPDLAMLRWAGALGLLLSSLFGMSPLSKDEHQRLFARLLDDAQWTGLGQPATTRTKSAAKSTAKSGTPSAAKAPTPRKRA from the coding sequence ATGGACAATGCCACGCGCTCCGAACGGTCCCGCAACGCTGCGCTCGAAGCGGCCATCGCCATCATCGCGCGCGACGGGCCGGGCCGGTTGACGCTCGATGCCATCGCCCGCGAGAGCGGCCTCAGCAAGGGCGGCGTGATGCATCAGTTCCGCACCAAGGAGGCGGTGCTGAAGGCGTTGCTCGAGCGGCAGATGGCGCATTTCGAAGAGTTCTCGATCCGCTATATGGCAAAGGTGAGCGGGACCTCGGCAAATCCCAATCTGGCGACCCAGCTCGCCACGATCCGGGAAGCGGCGACCTCGCCGAATTCTGCCGCGCTGGCCCTGGTTGCGGCCATGGTCGAAAATCCCGACCTGATGGCGCTGCCGCGCGAACTCGAAATGAAGAGGATGGCGGCGATCAAGGAAGAAGCCGCCGATCCCGACCTCGCGATGCTGCGCTGGGCCGGGGCGCTCGGGCTGCTGCTGAGCTCGCTATTCGGCATGTCTCCGCTCAGCAAGGACGAGCACCAGCGACTGTTCGCGCGCCTGCTCGACGACGCACAGTGGACCGGCCTCGGACAGCCCGCCACGACACGCACCAAGTCCGCGGCCAAGTCCACGGCCAAGTCCGGAACGCCATCGGCGGCAAAGGCCCCGACCCCGCGCAAGCGCGCCTGA
- a CDS encoding ABC transporter substrate-binding protein: MPKRVLLGLLLACGLTASALAQEPKTGGVINAVIQPEPPGLMLAMVQNGPVQMVSGNIFEGLLRYSPKLEPQPELAESWTVSEDAKTYTFKLKKGVTWHDGKPFTAADVLFSIEMLKQTHARARNNLGQVDKVEAPDDYTVVFTLKQPFGPFLGIFEVGSMPMVPKHLYDGTDWKTNPYNNAPVGTGPFMFKEWQKGSFIRLVKNPNYHEKGKPYLDEIYWQVIPDAAARSVAYETGKVDVLPGGSVENFDVPRLSKLKDTCVTGAGWEFFSPLAWLWLNNRQGPLADKRVRQAIMFAIDRDFAKDVIWNGLGKVATGPSASTIKYYTDDVPKYPYDPAKAKALLKEAGYKGEKIRLLPLAYGETWQRWGEAVKQNLQDVGMNIETIATDVAGGNQKIGDWDYDIAFTYLYQYGDPALGVGRNYVSSAIAKGQVFNNVEGYSNPEIDKLFADGAVATPDSKRKEIYEKAQKILVEDVPVAWMLELQFPTIMRCKVKNLITTGIGVNDGFKDAWLDK, from the coding sequence ATGCCAAAACGAGTGTTGCTTGGTCTCCTCCTGGCTTGCGGCCTCACGGCCTCGGCACTGGCGCAAGAGCCGAAAACGGGGGGTGTGATCAATGCCGTGATCCAGCCCGAGCCGCCCGGCCTGATGCTTGCGATGGTCCAGAACGGCCCGGTCCAGATGGTGTCCGGCAACATCTTCGAGGGCCTGCTGCGCTACAGCCCCAAGCTCGAGCCGCAGCCGGAACTCGCCGAGAGCTGGACCGTGAGCGAGGACGCCAAGACCTACACCTTCAAGCTCAAGAAGGGCGTCACCTGGCATGACGGCAAGCCCTTCACCGCCGCCGACGTGCTGTTCTCGATCGAGATGCTGAAGCAGACCCACGCGCGCGCCCGCAACAACCTCGGGCAGGTCGACAAGGTCGAGGCGCCCGACGATTACACGGTGGTGTTCACGCTGAAGCAGCCGTTCGGCCCGTTCCTCGGTATCTTCGAGGTCGGCTCGATGCCGATGGTGCCGAAGCATCTCTATGACGGCACCGACTGGAAGACCAACCCCTACAACAACGCCCCGGTCGGCACCGGCCCCTTCATGTTCAAGGAGTGGCAGAAGGGCTCGTTCATCCGCCTGGTCAAGAACCCGAACTACCACGAAAAGGGCAAACCCTATCTCGACGAGATCTACTGGCAGGTCATTCCCGACGCCGCCGCGCGCTCGGTGGCGTACGAGACCGGCAAGGTCGACGTGCTGCCCGGCGGCTCGGTCGAGAATTTCGACGTGCCGCGGCTGTCCAAGCTGAAGGACACCTGCGTCACCGGCGCCGGCTGGGAGTTCTTCTCGCCGCTGGCCTGGCTGTGGCTGAACAACCGCCAGGGCCCGCTCGCGGACAAGCGGGTGCGGCAGGCGATCATGTTTGCGATCGACCGCGATTTCGCCAAGGACGTGATCTGGAACGGGCTCGGCAAGGTCGCGACCGGCCCGTCCGCCTCGACCATCAAATACTACACCGACGACGTGCCGAAATATCCGTACGATCCGGCCAAGGCCAAGGCGCTGCTGAAGGAAGCCGGCTACAAGGGCGAGAAGATCCGCCTGTTGCCGCTCGCCTATGGCGAGACCTGGCAGCGCTGGGGTGAAGCCGTGAAGCAGAACCTCCAGGACGTCGGCATGAACATCGAGACCATCGCCACCGACGTTGCCGGCGGCAACCAGAAGATCGGCGACTGGGACTACGACATCGCCTTCACCTATCTCTACCAGTACGGCGATCCGGCCCTCGGCGTCGGGCGCAACTACGTCTCCAGCGCCATCGCCAAGGGCCAGGTGTTCAACAATGTCGAGGGCTACTCCAACCCGGAGATCGACAAGCTGTTCGCCGATGGCGCCGTCGCGACCCCGGATTCCAAGCGCAAGGAGATCTACGAGAAGGCGCAGAAGATCCTGGTCGAGGACGTGCCGGTGGCCTGGATGCTCGAGCTGCAATTCCCGACCATCATGCGCTGCAAGGTCAAGAACCTGATCACCACCGGCATCGGCGTCAATGACGGCTTCAAGGACGCATGGCTCGACAAGTGA
- a CDS encoding ABC transporter permease has translation MLSFVAQRVVKGVIVLLAIVVLNFFLIRLAPGDPAVVMAGEAGASDQIFVKQLREKFGLDKPLPEQLFIYVKGVVTLDLGFSFRQQAPVSKLILERLPATLLLTLTAFAISLMLGVLFGSFAARFAGTFLDTGITVFALIFYAMPIFWVALMGILLFSVTFDWLPSFGYETVGANLTGLAHAVDVAKHLIMPAMTLGLFFMATYTRMTRASMLEVKRLDFVKTARAKGLSDAVIQRRHVLRNALLPVVTLAGVHSGTLIGGAVITETVFAWPGIGRLMYDALLQRDYNLLLGVFVICSAMVLIFNLITDLVYRLVDPRIEFAS, from the coding sequence ATGCTCTCCTTCGTCGCTCAGCGTGTCGTGAAGGGCGTGATCGTCCTGCTCGCGATCGTCGTCCTCAATTTCTTCCTGATCCGGCTTGCGCCCGGCGATCCCGCGGTCGTGATGGCGGGCGAGGCCGGCGCCAGCGACCAGATCTTCGTCAAGCAGCTCCGGGAAAAGTTCGGCCTCGACAAGCCGCTGCCCGAGCAGCTGTTCATCTACGTCAAGGGCGTCGTCACCCTCGACCTCGGCTTCTCCTTCCGCCAGCAGGCGCCGGTGTCGAAGCTGATCCTCGAACGGCTGCCGGCGACCCTGTTGCTGACGCTGACCGCCTTCGCGATCTCGCTGATGCTCGGCGTCCTGTTCGGCAGCTTTGCGGCGCGCTTTGCCGGAACCTTTCTCGACACCGGCATCACCGTGTTCGCCCTGATCTTCTACGCCATGCCGATCTTCTGGGTGGCGCTGATGGGTATCCTCCTGTTCTCGGTCACCTTCGATTGGCTGCCGAGCTTCGGCTACGAGACGGTCGGCGCCAACCTCACCGGCCTTGCCCACGCGGTCGACGTCGCAAAACACCTGATCATGCCGGCGATGACGCTCGGCCTGTTCTTCATGGCGACTTATACCCGCATGACACGCGCCTCGATGTTGGAGGTGAAGCGCCTCGACTTCGTCAAGACTGCACGCGCCAAGGGCCTCTCCGACGCCGTGATCCAGCGCCGCCACGTGCTGCGCAACGCGCTGCTGCCCGTCGTGACGCTCGCCGGCGTGCATTCCGGCACGCTGATCGGCGGCGCCGTCATCACCGAGACCGTGTTCGCCTGGCCCGGCATCGGGCGCCTGATGTACGACGCGCTGCTGCAGCGGGACTACAACCTCCTGCTCGGCGTGTTCGTGATCTGCTCCGCCATGGTCCTGATCTTCAACCTCATCACCGACCTGGTCTATCGGCTGGTCGATCCGCGCATCGAATTCGCCTCATGA
- a CDS encoding outer membrane protein, whose translation MKKILFATVALLVVGAAAPAVGADLGNRNYYKAPAPAYVAPIYNWTGFYLGAHVGGAFSSDNNFNGLSTGNNGNGRFLGGVQVGADWQFNPNFVVGVEGQYSWLSGSVGAVFPGGVAYTNDQRGLGSITGRVGYTWGPGLLYVKGGYAYSDNNEKVTVGGVPTGFIIDGDHRNGYTVGAGLEYMFAPNWSAKAEYQYYNFGDAHFTAGPLAGTGNFTTDDHTFKAGVNYRFNWANSTVARY comes from the coding sequence ATGAAGAAGATTCTGTTTGCGACCGTCGCGCTGCTCGTGGTGGGCGCCGCTGCGCCGGCCGTCGGCGCCGATCTCGGCAACCGCAACTACTACAAGGCGCCCGCGCCGGCCTATGTCGCGCCGATCTACAACTGGACGGGATTCTATCTCGGCGCCCATGTCGGCGGCGCGTTCTCCAGCGACAACAATTTCAACGGCCTCTCCACCGGCAACAACGGCAACGGCCGTTTCCTCGGCGGCGTGCAGGTCGGTGCTGACTGGCAGTTCAACCCGAACTTCGTGGTCGGCGTCGAAGGCCAGTATTCCTGGCTCTCCGGCAGCGTCGGCGCGGTGTTTCCGGGCGGCGTCGCCTACACCAACGACCAGCGCGGCCTCGGCTCGATCACCGGCCGCGTCGGCTACACCTGGGGTCCGGGCCTCCTCTACGTGAAGGGCGGCTACGCCTATTCGGACAACAACGAGAAGGTCACCGTCGGCGGCGTGCCGACCGGCTTCATCATCGATGGCGATCATCGCAACGGCTACACCGTCGGCGCCGGCCTCGAATACATGTTCGCGCCGAACTGGTCGGCCAAGGCCGAGTACCAGTACTACAATTTCGGCGACGCGCACTTCACCGCGGGCCCGCTGGCGGGCACCGGCAACTTCACCACCGACGACCACACCTTCAAGGCGGGCGTCAACTATCGCTTCAACTGGGCCAATTCGACGGTCGCGCGCTACTGA
- a CDS encoding methyl-accepting chemotaxis protein, with translation MAIRLGVGRLLGRLRPRFKMPTWGVRGSLFTAFAVIAGMGLVIAAGAGLALQNLGGRMTELSGRDIPRLAASLQLSALSASLAAQGPALLAAQSEDALNERTKKLRELQEQTQQKLNEIIELGGDKAVVSGLSETMKSINEAAQSLAKAARERLDIAALHDKQYDALRSAQGAFVGAASPAMLDAQTRVNAILGSANLSAEDATEAAQTVGQLGNVVASGNLAAADMSAALSANTSDKLDDIQKEFKTAQGRLRSNLDLLSDNQGNKMLRATAEKLLALGTGKTGVFNLREKELDSIDYGQTILDETRKLNVGLGISVQQLVDGVQKETNASTFQARQEISLATSVMLALGALMLVGSALFVWLYVGRNILRRITGLQRAMQSLSAGDLDTEIARTKHNDEIGTMTDTLTVFRDSMVEARALASEQDKDRVAKAERAARIEAKIAEFESTVRSALDNLAQSANSMQSTAQSMSTTADQSNALVNAVASAAEETSVNVQTVSSGTEQLSSSIAEISRQVVTSAGIAKKAVDEAGATDATVQSLADSASRISVVVDLIQTIASQTNLLALNATIEAARAGEAGRGFAVVASEVKSLASQTAKATEEIRTQIASMQDVTTSAVGAIQGIGRIIGEINDVTTTIAAAVEEQGAATREIARNIQHAAGGTSEVSSNIVGVSTASAEAGAAASEVLGASDALRREADLLRGEIDAFLNSMRAA, from the coding sequence ATGGCGATCCGTCTGGGCGTTGGCCGTTTGCTTGGCCGTTTGAGACCTCGTTTCAAGATGCCGACATGGGGCGTGCGCGGCAGCCTGTTCACCGCCTTCGCGGTGATCGCGGGCATGGGCCTCGTGATCGCGGCCGGCGCCGGCCTGGCGCTGCAAAATCTCGGCGGACGCATGACAGAACTGAGCGGGCGGGACATTCCGCGCCTCGCCGCCAGCCTGCAATTGTCGGCCCTGAGCGCGAGCCTTGCGGCACAGGGACCCGCCCTGCTTGCGGCTCAAAGCGAGGACGCCCTGAACGAGCGCACCAAGAAGCTCAGGGAATTGCAGGAGCAGACGCAGCAGAAACTCAACGAGATCATCGAGCTCGGCGGCGACAAGGCCGTCGTCTCCGGACTCAGCGAGACGATGAAGAGCATCAACGAGGCGGCCCAGAGCCTGGCCAAGGCCGCCCGCGAACGGCTGGACATTGCCGCCCTGCACGACAAGCAATATGACGCGCTGCGCAGCGCCCAGGGCGCCTTCGTGGGCGCGGCCAGTCCGGCAATGCTGGACGCGCAGACCCGGGTCAACGCCATTCTCGGCTCGGCCAACCTGTCGGCCGAAGATGCCACCGAAGCCGCGCAGACCGTCGGCCAGCTCGGCAACGTCGTCGCCAGCGGCAATCTCGCAGCCGCCGACATGAGCGCGGCGCTGTCGGCGAACACGAGCGACAAGCTCGATGACATCCAGAAGGAATTCAAGACGGCACAAGGACGCCTGCGGTCGAACCTCGATCTGCTGTCGGACAATCAGGGCAACAAGATGCTGCGCGCGACGGCGGAAAAGCTGCTCGCGCTCGGCACCGGCAAGACCGGCGTGTTCAATCTGCGCGAGAAAGAGCTCGACTCCATCGACTACGGCCAGACCATCCTGGACGAGACGCGTAAGCTCAACGTCGGCCTCGGCATCAGCGTGCAGCAGCTCGTCGACGGCGTGCAGAAGGAGACCAACGCGTCGACCTTCCAGGCGCGGCAGGAGATCTCGCTCGCGACGTCGGTCATGCTGGCGCTGGGCGCGCTGATGCTGGTCGGCTCGGCGCTGTTCGTCTGGCTCTATGTCGGCCGCAACATCCTGCGCCGGATCACTGGCCTCCAGCGCGCCATGCAGTCACTCTCGGCCGGCGATCTCGACACCGAGATCGCGCGTACCAAGCACAATGACGAGATCGGCACGATGACCGACACGCTGACCGTGTTCCGCGATAGCATGGTCGAGGCCCGCGCGCTCGCGAGCGAACAGGACAAGGACCGCGTCGCCAAGGCCGAGCGTGCCGCGCGCATCGAGGCGAAGATCGCCGAATTCGAAAGCACGGTGCGCTCCGCGCTGGACAATCTGGCGCAGTCCGCCAATTCGATGCAATCGACCGCGCAGAGCATGTCGACCACCGCCGACCAGTCCAACGCGCTGGTCAACGCGGTCGCCTCCGCGGCCGAAGAGACCTCGGTCAACGTGCAGACCGTGTCGTCAGGCACCGAGCAGCTGTCGTCCTCGATCGCCGAAATCAGCCGCCAGGTGGTCACCTCGGCCGGGATCGCCAAGAAGGCCGTGGACGAAGCCGGCGCGACCGACGCCACGGTGCAGAGCCTCGCCGACAGCGCGAGCCGTATCAGCGTCGTGGTCGATTTGATCCAGACCATCGCCTCGCAGACCAATCTGCTCGCGCTCAACGCCACCATCGAGGCGGCACGCGCGGGCGAGGCCGGCCGCGGCTTCGCGGTGGTCGCCTCCGAGGTGAAGAGCCTCGCGAGCCAGACCGCGAAGGCGACCGAGGAGATCCGCACCCAGATCGCCAGCATGCAGGACGTGACGACTTCGGCGGTCGGCGCCATCCAGGGCATCGGCCGGATCATCGGCGAGATCAACGACGTCACCACGACGATCGCTGCGGCTGTCGAGGAACAGGGCGCGGCGACCCGCGAGATCGCGCGCAACATCCAGCATGCCGCCGGCGGCACCAGCGAGGTTTCCAGCAACATCGTCGGCGTCTCCACCGCCTCCGCCGAAGCCGGCGCTGCGGCGAGCGAGGTGCTGGGCGCCTCCGACGCACTGCGCCGCGAGGCCGACCTGCTGCGCGGGGAGATCGACGCGTTCCTCAACAGCATGCGAGCGGCCTGA
- a CDS encoding ABC transporter permease: MKQFWKSMLKSPSGVIGLIILLLAIGIAVFGPMLFPNSPWRMVQRPFLPPFTLGAVPLGTDALGRDVFAGMIFGARVSLLVGLVSTLVALVVGVPIGAMAGYFGGKVDDALMRFTEFFQTIPSFALAIVLVAILQPSIYSIVASIAVVSWPPVARLVRGEVLSLRTREYVQAAVVTGQSNTWIILREILPNALSPVIVLASLMVATAILLESSLAFLGLGDPNLISWGYMVGAGRTVIRQAWWITVFPGVAILISVLGLNLIGEGLNDALNPRLSREGR; encoded by the coding sequence ATGAAACAGTTCTGGAAATCGATGCTGAAGAGCCCGAGCGGCGTCATCGGCCTCATCATCCTGTTGCTTGCGATCGGAATCGCGGTGTTCGGACCGATGCTGTTCCCGAACTCGCCCTGGCGCATGGTACAGCGGCCGTTCCTGCCGCCGTTCACGCTCGGGGCCGTGCCGCTCGGCACCGACGCGCTCGGCCGCGACGTGTTCGCCGGCATGATCTTTGGCGCACGCGTGTCGCTGCTGGTCGGCCTCGTCTCGACGCTGGTGGCGCTGGTCGTCGGCGTGCCGATCGGCGCCATGGCCGGCTATTTCGGCGGCAAGGTCGACGACGCCCTGATGCGCTTCACCGAATTCTTCCAGACCATTCCGAGCTTCGCGCTGGCGATCGTGCTGGTCGCGATCCTGCAGCCCTCGATCTATTCGATCGTGGCCTCGATCGCGGTGGTGAGCTGGCCGCCGGTCGCCCGCCTCGTGCGCGGCGAGGTGCTGTCGCTGCGCACGCGCGAATATGTCCAGGCCGCGGTGGTCACCGGCCAGAGCAACACCTGGATCATCCTGCGCGAGATCCTGCCCAATGCGCTGTCGCCGGTGATCGTGCTGGCCTCGCTGATGGTGGCGACCGCGATCCTGCTGGAGTCCTCGCTGGCCTTCCTCGGCCTCGGCGATCCCAATCTGATCTCCTGGGGCTACATGGTCGGCGCCGGCCGAACCGTGATCCGCCAGGCCTGGTGGATCACGGTGTTTCCCGGCGTCGCCATCCTGATCTCGGTGCTTGGGCTGAACCTGATCGGCGAAGGTCTCAACGACGCGCTCAATCCGCGCCTGTCGCGGGAGGGACGCTGA
- a CDS encoding ABC transporter ATP-binding protein — protein sequence MTAPPAVSIKNLQIALPKGAERAFAVDGVSLDLRPGKIVCVVGESGSGKSMCAHALMGLLPDTVNVTSGEIQFEGRDLLKLDDDGWRDLRGRRFAMIFQEPMTALNPLMRIGDQMAEMFEAHGLLTPKERRARALALAREVGLPDPERIVRAYPHQLSGGQRQRAMIAMALALEPAVLVADEPTTALDVTTQAQILKLIRNLQRNRNMAVMFITHDFGVVADIADQVVVLRHGKVVEEGPAATVFNEPQHDYTKALLAAVPSMDPPAREPLDDQARAVEVIGLDKTYVTSGGWFREDRRVDAARAVNFNILKGETLGLVGESGSGKSSVARLVMRLIEADRGTVRIGETDLTSLTGKALRTERHRIQMIFQDPFASLNPRRKIGHIIADGPIAAGIDPKVAFERARDLLKMVGLDAGALERYPHEFSGGQRQRIGIARALALEPEIIVADEAVSALDVSVQAQVLRLLEDLKTRLGLSMLFITHDLRVAAQICDRIAVMQRGAIVELKPTAQLFAAPEHAYTRELLAAVPGRKERAPAA from the coding sequence ATGACCGCCCCGCCCGCCGTCTCCATCAAGAACCTGCAGATCGCACTGCCCAAGGGTGCCGAGCGTGCCTTCGCCGTCGACGGCGTCTCGCTCGACCTTCGGCCCGGCAAGATCGTCTGCGTCGTCGGCGAATCCGGCTCCGGCAAGTCGATGTGCGCGCATGCGCTGATGGGCCTGCTGCCGGATACGGTCAATGTCACTTCCGGCGAGATCCAGTTCGAGGGCCGCGACCTGCTCAAGCTGGATGACGACGGCTGGCGCGATCTGCGCGGCCGCCGCTTCGCGATGATCTTCCAGGAGCCGATGACCGCGCTCAATCCCTTGATGCGGATCGGCGACCAGATGGCCGAGATGTTCGAGGCCCACGGCCTGCTCACGCCGAAGGAGCGGCGCGCAAGAGCGCTGGCGCTGGCACGCGAGGTCGGCCTGCCCGACCCCGAGCGCATCGTGCGCGCCTATCCGCACCAGCTCTCCGGCGGCCAGCGCCAGCGCGCCATGATCGCGATGGCGCTCGCGCTCGAGCCGGCGGTGCTGGTCGCGGACGAGCCGACCACCGCGCTCGACGTCACCACGCAGGCGCAGATCCTGAAACTGATCCGCAACCTCCAGCGCAATCGCAACATGGCGGTGATGTTCATCACCCATGATTTCGGCGTGGTCGCCGACATTGCCGACCAGGTCGTGGTGCTCCGGCATGGCAAGGTGGTCGAGGAAGGCCCGGCGGCGACCGTCTTCAACGAGCCGCAGCACGACTACACCAAGGCGCTGCTCGCGGCCGTGCCGTCGATGGATCCGCCGGCGCGCGAGCCCCTCGACGACCAGGCCAGGGCCGTCGAGGTGATCGGGCTGGACAAGACCTACGTCACATCAGGCGGCTGGTTTCGCGAGGACCGCCGCGTCGACGCAGCGCGCGCGGTCAACTTCAACATCCTCAAGGGCGAGACGCTCGGCCTCGTCGGCGAATCCGGCTCGGGCAAATCGTCGGTGGCGCGCCTCGTGATGCGGCTGATCGAAGCCGACCGCGGCACGGTGCGGATCGGCGAGACCGATCTCACCTCGCTCACGGGCAAGGCGCTGCGCACCGAGCGCCATCGCATCCAGATGATCTTCCAGGATCCGTTCGCTTCGCTCAATCCGCGCCGCAAGATCGGCCACATCATCGCCGACGGCCCGATCGCGGCCGGCATCGATCCGAAGGTCGCCTTCGAGCGCGCCCGCGATCTCCTGAAGATGGTGGGCCTGGATGCCGGCGCGCTCGAACGCTATCCGCACGAATTCTCCGGCGGCCAGCGCCAGCGCATCGGCATCGCGCGCGCGCTCGCGCTCGAGCCCGAGATCATCGTTGCCGACGAGGCTGTCTCCGCGCTCGACGTCTCTGTGCAGGCGCAAGTCCTGCGGCTGCTCGAAGACCTCAAGACGCGCCTTGGCCTCTCGATGCTGTTCATCACCCACGACCTGCGCGTCGCCGCCCAGATCTGCGACCGCATCGCGGTGATGCAGCGCGGCGCGATCGTCGAGCTGAAACCAACCGCGCAGCTGTTCGCCGCGCCCGAGCACGCCTATACGCGCGAGCTGCTCGCGGCAGTGCCGGGGCGGAAGGAGCGCGCGCCGGCGGCGTGA